The Sulfurovum riftiae region AAGACATCCCCAGAGCAGAGGACAACATTGCCAAAGATATTCTCTCACGTGCGCCAGAGAGCAAAGACGATTTCTTTATAGTTCCGGCGATCATTGAATAGCCTCATGCTTAGAATCTACGGTATCAAGAACTGTGACAGCGTAAGAAAAGCGGTCAAATTTCTTAAGTCCAATGAGATCCCCTATGAATTCATCGACTTTCGTGAAACACCTGTTGCGCAGGAGACCATCGATGCCTGGCTTGAGAGGAGTGATATCGACACACTCTTCAATACCCGCGGTACGACCTACCGAACGCTGAAACTCAAAGAGAAGAATCTCTCCAACGATGAAAAACGCCAGTGGCTTGCCAAAGAGAATATGCTGATCAAAAGACCGGTCATTACATTTGAAAACCATGTAATAATTGGATATAATGAGTTACAGTATCAAAATTTACTACTAAAATAAAAAATACAAAAGGATCCCTATGGCTGAATTCGATATCAAAAAACTGTTACAAAGTGTTGTGAAACACGGTGCTTCCGACCTACACCTCGTCAGTGATGCAGAACCACAGATAAGACTGGACGGTGCACTCAAACCTGTCAACCTTCCCAAACTGACTGGAGAAGACATTGAAGAGATGTGTTACTCGATGATCACGGAAAAACAGAAACAGCATTTTGAAGAGAATGACGAACTGGACTTCGCCCTCTATCTGCCGGGTATCGGGCGTTTCAGAGCGAACTACTACCGGACACTCGGCAATACAGCGGCTGCCTTCAGGGTCATTCCTATCGAGATCCCCTCACTGGACGACCTGGGTACCCCGCCGATCTTTAAAAAGCTGATCAAAAGGGAAAAAGGACTCATTCTTGTCACAGGACCTACCGGGTCGGGTAAATCGACCACGCTGGCTGCATTGCTCAACGAGATCAACCTGAACGAGCAAAAACACATCGTCACGGTTGAGGATCCGGTGGAATTCATCCACACAAACAAAAAGTCTGTCTTCTCGCACAGAGGGGTCGGCGAAGATACCAAAAGCTTTGC contains the following coding sequences:
- a CDS encoding type IV pilus twitching motility protein PilT, translating into MAEFDIKKLLQSVVKHGASDLHLVSDAEPQIRLDGALKPVNLPKLTGEDIEEMCYSMITEKQKQHFEENDELDFALYLPGIGRFRANYYRTLGNTAAAFRVIPIEIPSLDDLGTPPIFKKLIKREKGLILVTGPTGSGKSTTLAALLNEINLNEQKHIVTVEDPVEFIHTNKKSVFSHRGVGEDTKSFATALKFAMRQDPDIILIGEMRDKETIEAALTAAETGHLVFGTLHTSSAPGTINRIIDVFTGDEQPQIRAMISTSLVAVIAQALLPKLGGGRVASFEILVTNHAISNLIREDKVHQIYSQMQLGQEDTGMQTQTQALLKFIRDGKVSRETAMQFANKPNELAKAL
- a CDS encoding arsenate reductase family protein; translation: MLRIYGIKNCDSVRKAVKFLKSNEIPYEFIDFRETPVAQETIDAWLERSDIDTLFNTRGTTYRTLKLKEKNLSNDEKRQWLAKENMLIKRPVITFENHVIIGYNELQYQNLLLK